The Triticum aestivum cultivar Chinese Spring chromosome 7B, IWGSC CS RefSeq v2.1, whole genome shotgun sequence genome window below encodes:
- the LOC123159453 gene encoding actin cytoskeleton-regulatory complex protein PAN1 (The sequence of the model RefSeq protein was modified relative to this genomic sequence to represent the inferred CDS: added 105 bases not found in genome assembly) — protein MVRALDLAAAAAGDPPPRARRVSRASSSAGAGRARAMEAAFDAYFRAADLDRDGRISGQEAVAFFKGSGLPQPVLAQIWTYADKNRTGFLGREDFFNSLKLVTVAQSGRQLTPDIVKSALFGPAAAKIPAPRINIPTAAPQPNSVASPPQPTQALGPRQQTPVVNGSQGPPGSSLNLQVPQSGNLVRPPQPPSANTPQVPQQGHPVRPPQPPSANTPQVPQPGHPVRPPQPPNANIPPAQGIAPRPPVGGGLSGLNQAGSTTANLSTDWFSGKKSASPLGGTSQAPVRGASPQVNLGTVGIPTQSSTPAAQTPAITTSVKPNPTDLNILSSQPAVNDSKALVPLGNGSPSNSSFGVDPFSATPQPTQNSSSPHVSNGLHGSTALGPAAGPHHPPKPMPPGPVQGISSLLSHTGQVPPNQPAPKQNQFNSIPSTPGPLNANIPGGQIPTNQKQFQAPWPKITQADVRKYMIVFIKVDRDRDGKITGEEARNLFLSWRLPREILRKVWDLSDQDKDGMLSFKEFCFAVYLMERFREQRPLPDVLPDGIWAEGISLPSTGQFAENPSGPAPNQSAGFASRAMQGPHPGMPPSSVKQQHRRPLHFDDDTMPTEPQKPKVPALEKHLVGQLSKEEQNALEAKFKEASDADKKVQELEKEILDSREKTDYYRTKMQELILYKSRCDNRFNEVSESMSADKREVQSLSAKYDERCKKVGDVASKLSMDEATFREIQAKKLEIYNSIVKLQKGDGDDDKLQERANQIQSELEELVKSLNEQCKRYGLRAKPTTLVELPFGWQPGIQETAAVWDEEWDRFAEDGFSIIKELTVEVEPPAVKESHPAVEDGKVSSNGVSTATTTEKEDNKSDKTAAAEQAVEPEATGSNGKAESAKNPPVSPVKKATDGHTNEPDKKPSGTNADSPRAADSMSNDGASDSPVRGDKANNRHSWGPSFDHGDDNDSLWNFGDKDGENGGDSDLFFGPGGLPPIRTGGSTSASAFGKEQKPMFDSVPGTPMEKPFFDSVPGTPLQKSVFDYSVPSTPMQNSSFDYSVPSTPMQKSLFDSSVPSTPMQRSLFDSSVPSTPMQKSLFDSSVPSTPMGNSFYDSFPSTPMQGSLFDSGPGRVESPTAGSTYGGGQQKGFFDSSVPSTPMYNSSFSPRYSEAGDDSSFDTFSQMDSFGAKDSSSFGQPRDSFSRFDSFGSSAELGGSNDAFGRFDSFRSNADQGGGSSFMRYDSMSSNADQGTGNNNSFMRYDSMSSNADQGGGNNNNSFMRYDSMSSNADHDRSNVFARFDSMKSTDSHDRGYSFDDDDDPFGTGPFKPSKPSTETSSPTRHGTDKWSAF, from the exons GCGATGGAGGCGGCGTTCGACGCCTACTTCCGCGCGGCGGATCTGGACCGCGACGGCCGGATCAGCGGCCAGGAGGCCGTCGCCTTCTTCAAGGGCTCCGGCCTCCCGCAGCCCGTCCTAGCTCAG ATCTGGACATATGCTGATAAAAACCGGACTGGGTTTCTTGGGCGTGAAGATTTTTTCAACTCGCTTAAACTAGTGACAGTCGCACAGAGTGGCCGACAGTTGACACCGGACATTGTTAAGTCAGCATTATTCGGTCCCGCCGCTGCAAAAATTCCTGCTCCCCGTATAAATATCCCAACCGCAGCTCCTCAGCCAAATAGTGTCGCTAGCCCCCCGCAGCCGACTCAGGCATTAGGTCCTCGTCAACAGACACCAGTTGTAAATGGATCACAGGGCCCTCCTGGATCATCATTGAACCTACAAGTACCCCAATCGGGTAATCTTGTTAGGCCGCCACAACCTCCAAGTGCAAACACCCCACAAGTACCCCAACAGGGTCATCCTGTTAGGCCGCCACAACCTCCAAGTGCAAACACCCCACAAGTACCCCAACCGGGTCATCCTGTTAGACCGCCACAACCTCCAAATGCAAACATCCCCCCTGCTCAGGGAATTGCGCCAAGGCCACCCGTAGGAGGTGGTCTAAGTGGGCTAAATCAGGCTGGTTCAACGACGGCAAATCTATCCACCGATTGGTTCAGTGGCAAGAAAAGTGCAAGTCCATTGGGAGGTACTTCACAAGCTCCAGTTAGAGGTGCTTCTCCACAGGTGAACCTTGGTACCGTGGGAATACCAACACAGAGTTCAACTCCTGCAGCCCAGACACCGGCTATTACGACATCTGTAAAGCCAAATCCAACAGATCTAAACATTCTGTCTTCACAACCAGCTGTTAATGACTCCAAGGCATTGGTTCCCTTGGGAAATGGATCGCCGTCCAACTCAAGTTTTGGGGTTGATCCTTTCTCTGCAACTCCACAACCAACGCAAAATTCGTCTTCCCCCCATGTTTCAAATGGCTTGCATGGTTCTACAGCCCTTGGCCCAGCTGCTGGACCTCATCACCCCCCTAAGCCAATGCCGCCTGGTCCTGTGCAGGGTATATCATCGTTGCTTTCTCATACTGGCCAGGTGCCACCAAACCAGCCAGCTCCTAAGCAGAACCAGTTTAATAGCATACCGAGCACTCCAGGACCACTGAATGCTAACATCCCTGGTGGACAAATTCCTACAAATCAAAAACAGTTTCAGGCCCCATGGCCCAAGATCACTCAAGCAGATGTCAGGAAATATATGATTGTATTTATTAAGGTAGACAGAGATCGAGATGGGAAGATCACTGGTGAAGAGGCAAGGAATCTGTTTTTAAGTTGGAGGTTGCCAAGAG AGATCTTAAGGAAGGTGTGGGATTTGTCCGACCAGGATAAGGATGGGATGCTGTCCTTCAAGGAATTTTGTTTTGCTGTGTACTTAATGGAGAGGTTCCGAGAGCAGAGACCACTTCCTGATGTATTACCAGATGGTATTTGGGCGGAGGGAATTTCACTACCCTCTACTGGCCAGTTTGCAGAGAACCCTAGTGGCCCGGCTCCCAATCAAAGTGCTG GGTTTGCAAGTAGAGCAATGCAAGGACCACATCCTGGAATGCCTCCTTCATCTGTGAAGCAACAACATCGAAGGCCTCTTCATTTTGATGATGATACTATGCCGACTGAACCACAAAAACCTAAGGTCCCAGCATTGGAGAAACATTTGGTTGGCCAGCTTAGCAAAGAGGAACAAAATGCACTCGAAGCGAAGTTCAAGGAAGCTTCAGATGCTGATAAAAAG GTTCAAGAGTTGGAAAAGGAAATACTGGATTCCAGGGAGAAGACTGATTACTATCGCACCAAGATGCAGGAGCTG ATTCTCTACAAGAGTAGGTgtgataacaggtttaatgaagtCTCAGAAAGTATGTCTGCTGATAAGCGCGAG GTTCAATCCCTTTCGGCCAAATATGATGAGAGATGCAAGAAGGTTGGAGATGTGGCATCAAAGCTATCAATGGACGAGGCTACTTTCCGTGAGATCCAG GCGAAGAAATTGGAAATTTATAATTCTATAGTTAAGCTGCAGAAAGGGGATGGAGATGACGATAAGCTTCAG GAGCGGGCTAATCAGATACAATCTGAACTTGAGGAGCTCGTGAAATCTTTAAATGAACAGTGCAAGAGATATGGATTGAGAGCTAAGCCAACTACTTTAGTGGAGCTTCCTTTTG GTTGGCAACCTGGAATACAAGAGACAGCTGCTGTGTGGGATGAAGAATGGGATAGATTTGCAGAAGATG GGTTCTCTATAATCAAGGAACTCACAGTCGAAGTGGAGCCTCCTGCTGTAAAAGAAAGTCATCCTGCTGTTGAAGATGGCAAAGTTTCTAGCAACGGGGTATCAACAGCTACAACAACAGAGAAAGAAGATAACAAGAGTGATAAAACTGCTGCTGCTGAGCAGGCCGTAGAACCTGAAGCAACTGGTTCGAACGGCAAAGCAGAATCAGCAAAAAATCCTCCTGTTAGTCCCGTAAAGAAGGCAACGGATGGGCATACTAATGAACCTGATAAAAAGCCATCGGGGACAAATGCTGACTCACCACGTGCTGCTGACAGTATGAG CAACGATGGAGCATCTGATTCCCCTGTTCGTGGAGATAAAGCCAATAATAGACATTCTTGGGGCCCATCTTTTGATCATGGTGATGATAATGACTCCCTATGGAACTTCGGTGATAAG GATGGTGAGAATGGTGGTGATTCAGATCTATTCTTTGGGCCAGGAGGTCTTCCCCCCATAAGGACAGGGGGTTCTACATCTGCTAGCGCTTTTGGGAAGGAACAGAAACCGATGTTTGATTCTGTCCCAGGCACTCCAATGGAGAAGCCGTTCTTTGATTCTGTCCCAGGCACGCCGCTGCAGAAATCCGTCTTTGATTATTCCGTCCCAAGTACACCGATGCAGAATTCATCCTTCGACTACTCTGTTCCAAGTACACCGATGCAGAAGTCGCTCTTCGACTCTTCTGTTCCAAGTACACCGATGCAAAGATCACTCTTTGATTCTTCTGTGCCCAGCACGCCGATGCAGAAATCACTGTTTGATTCTTCTGTTCCAAGCACACCAATGGGGAATTCATTCTACGACTCTTTCCCGAGCACCCCAATGCAGGGTTCACTCTTTGATTCTGGTCCAGGCAGAGTGGAGTCTCCTACGGCCGGGAGCACCTATGGCGGCGGTCAGCAGAAGGGATTCTTCGACTCTTCCGTTCCAAGCACGCCGATGTACAACTCCAGCTTCTCGCCAAGGTACAGCGAAGCCGGGGACGACAGCTCGTTCGACACCTTCTCCCAGATGGACTCCTTTGGCGCGAAAGACAGCAGTTCGTTCGGGCAGCCGCGTGACAGCTTCTCACGGTTCGATTCCTTCGGGAGCAGCGCTGAGCTCGGTGGCAGCAACGACGCATTTGGGAGGTTTGATTCTTTCCGCAGCAACGCCGACCAGGGTGGTGGCAGCAGCTTCATGAGGTATGATTCCATGAGCAGCAACGCCGACCAGGGCACTGGCAACAACAACAGCTTCATGAGGTACGACTCCATGAGCAGCAATGCCGATCAAGGTggcggcaacaacaacaacagcttcaTGAGGTACGACTCCATGAGCAGCAATGCCGACCACGACAGAAGCAACGTGTTTGCGAGGTTTGACTCGATGAAGAGCACCGACTCCCACGACCGGGGCTACTccttcgacgacgacgacgaccctTTCGGCACCGGGCCCTTCAAGCCGTCCAAGCCGTCGACGGAGACCTCCAGCCCGACGAGACATGGGACCGACAAGTGGAGCGCGTTTTGA
- the LOC123161128 gene encoding aquaporin NIP1-3 isoform X2 translates to MQILAEIFGTYFLIFAGCAAVAVNKRTAGTVTFPGICITWGLAVMVMVYSVGHISGAHFNPAVTLAFATCGRFPWRQVPAYAAAQVIGSTAASITLRLLFGGEPEHFFGTVPSGSDVQSLVLEFIITFYLMFVVSGVATDNRAIGELAGLAVGATVLLNVLFAGPISGASMNPARTIGPAMVLGRYTGIWVYIVGPISGAVSGAWAYNLIRFTNKPLREITRTGSFLRSARVS, encoded by the exons ATGCAGATCCTGGCCGAGATCTTCGGGACCTACTTCCTCATCTTCGCCGGCTGCGCGGCAGTGGCCGTGAACAAGAGGACGGCCGGCACGGTGACGTTCCCGGGCATCTGCATCACCTGGGGCCTGGCCGTCATGGTCATGGTCTACTCCGTCGGCCACATCTCCGGGGCGCACTTCAACCCCGCCGTCACGCTCGCCTTCGCCACCTGCGGCCGCTTCCCGTGGAGGCAGGTGCCGGCCTACGCGGCGGCGCAGGTGAtcgggtcgacggcggcgagcatcaCGCTGCGGCTGCTGTTCGGGGGCGAGCCGGAGCACTTCTTCGGGACGGTGCCGTCCGGGTCGGACGTGCAGTCGCTGGTGCTCGAGTTCATCATCACCTTCTACCTCATGTTCGTCGTCTCCGGAGTCGCCACCGACAACAGAGCC ATTGGTGAGCTCGCCGGTCTGGCCGTTGGAGCTACCGTGCTACTAAACGTGCTCTTTGCCGG GCCTATATCTGGAGCATCCATGAACCCTGCAAGAACCATCGGTCCGGCGATGGTCCTCGGCCGCTACACCGGCATCTGGGTCTACATCGTTGGGCCTATTAGCGGTGCCGTTTCTGGCGCGTGGGCTTACAACCTCATCCGGTTTACCAATAAGCCACTGCGAGAGATCACCAGGACCGGGTCCTTCTTGCGAAGTGCAAGGGTGAGCTAG
- the LOC123161128 gene encoding aquaporin NIP1-3 isoform X1 — translation MAGGEHGAAANGLQEQDHTGALEEGRGGVNQPAGCENSGEQALSSTSNNQPMLSVQFVQKILAEIFGTYFLIFAGCAAVAVNKRTAGTVTFPGICITWGLAVMVMVYSVGHISGAHFNPAVTLAFATCGRFPWRQVPAYAAAQVIGSTAASITLRLLFGGEPEHFFGTVPSGSDVQSLVLEFIITFYLMFVVSGVATDNRAIGELAGLAVGATVLLNVLFAGPISGASMNPARTIGPAMVLGRYTGIWVYIVGPISGAVSGAWAYNLIRFTNKPLREITRTGSFLRSARVS, via the exons ATGGCCGGAGGAGAGCATGGAGCTGCTGCTAATGGCCTGCAAGAGCAAGACCACACCGGAGCTCTGGAGGAAGGAAGAGGAGGAGTGAATCAACCAGCAGGGTGCGAGAATTCAGGGGAGCAAGCTCTGAGCAGCACCAGCAATAATCAGCCCATGCTCTCCGTCCAGTTCGTGCAGAAG ATCCTGGCCGAGATCTTCGGGACCTACTTCCTCATCTTCGCCGGCTGCGCGGCAGTGGCCGTGAACAAGAGGACGGCCGGCACGGTGACGTTCCCGGGCATCTGCATCACCTGGGGCCTGGCCGTCATGGTCATGGTCTACTCCGTCGGCCACATCTCCGGGGCGCACTTCAACCCCGCCGTCACGCTCGCCTTCGCCACCTGCGGCCGCTTCCCGTGGAGGCAGGTGCCGGCCTACGCGGCGGCGCAGGTGAtcgggtcgacggcggcgagcatcaCGCTGCGGCTGCTGTTCGGGGGCGAGCCGGAGCACTTCTTCGGGACGGTGCCGTCCGGGTCGGACGTGCAGTCGCTGGTGCTCGAGTTCATCATCACCTTCTACCTCATGTTCGTCGTCTCCGGAGTCGCCACCGACAACAGAGCC ATTGGTGAGCTCGCCGGTCTGGCCGTTGGAGCTACCGTGCTACTAAACGTGCTCTTTGCCGG GCCTATATCTGGAGCATCCATGAACCCTGCAAGAACCATCGGTCCGGCGATGGTCCTCGGCCGCTACACCGGCATCTGGGTCTACATCGTTGGGCCTATTAGCGGTGCCGTTTCTGGCGCGTGGGCTTACAACCTCATCCGGTTTACCAATAAGCCACTGCGAGAGATCACCAGGACCGGGTCCTTCTTGCGAAGTGCAAGGGTGAGCTAG